One window of Lacerta agilis isolate rLacAgi1 chromosome 14, rLacAgi1.pri, whole genome shotgun sequence genomic DNA carries:
- the LRRC14B gene encoding leucine-rich repeat-containing protein 14B: MTSKREPLLEQIQYNRRNQKAAMHSLRFLSAGALVSNRELIKGNIGSVAHNLFPLLFKASYLQEQGEVLHDLVANWPLKELNIGKLLGKTTDHQEDISSRACSVCLTSCLTGLRDYVLNCTSPYAKRLKLVDLTGLKDVEVQLCNCRKTMGRWARTELLSKICYDLLVEMQRLQFNPDVFEISVDVLTDVFVTERSYELVVQALLMRCHCPLKIRCASFRVDNLALRKLFYIIKLTDPSLLLKFEIVHNVRLEMEHLHMLFNNVHFPQLTSLTLPARTFDVRRFTPEDEAILVGIGEKLSQMTQLTELSLAFSTLTGRIRKLLSPLKTPLKVLDVSNCSLNHVDMAYLANSLHSSSLEVLDISGHDVGDLYPSTFFKLLNRSSYTLKNLVLEECNIQDTHINMLILGLVPCRKLEELKFLGNPLSSRSLKCLFNIFIDFPRLRYIEFPVPRDCYANDISYPIGEADLSKFDHQKYERIAEELNMILLQAKREDIKASTPIFGGYDAAIQETGNELGATLLKSFRDALESFNKALQEMN; encoded by the exons ATGACAAGCAAGAGAGAACCTCTGTTAGAACAGATCCAGTATAACAGAAGGAATCAAAAGGCAGCAATGCACTCTCTACGGTTCCTGAGTGCTGGGGCTTTGGTGTCCAACAGAGAGCTGATAAAAGGAAATATTGGCAGTGTTGCACACAAccttttccctcttctttttaAGGCAAGTTACTTACAGGAACAAGGGGAAGTTCTTCACGATTTGGTGGCAAACTGGCCACTGAAGGAACTTAACATTGGAAAACTGTTGGGGAAGACAACAGACCACCAAGAAGACATCAGTAGCAGAGCCTGCTCAGTGTGCTTGACCAGTTGCCTAACTGGCCTTAGAGACTATGTGCTGAATTGTACATCTCCATATGCAAAGAGACTCAAACTGGTGGACTTAACAGGCCTAAAGGATGTTGAGGTTCAGCTCTGCAACTGTAGGAAAACAATGGGACGCTGGGCCAGGACAGAGCTGCTGTCGAAGATCTGCTATGATCTGCTTGTTGAAATGCAAAGGCTGCAGTTCAATCCAGATGTGTTTGAGATTTCAGTTGACGTTCTTACTGATGTCTTTGTTACTGAACGAAGTTATGAGCTGGTTGTCCAGGCCTTGCTTATGAGGTGCCATTGCCCACTAAAAATTCGCTGTGCATCCTTCCGAGTGGACAACCTAGCCCTGCGGAAGCTCTTCTACATCATAAAGCTTACAGATCCCTCTTTGCTGCTCAAATTTGAAATAGTCCACAATGTTCGGTTGGAAATGGAACATTTGCACATGCTCTTTAATAACGTCCACTTTCCTCAGCTGACGTCGCTCACACTCCCAGCTAGGACGTTCGATGTACGAAGGTTCACCCCAGAGGATGAGGCCATTCTTGTAGGAATTGGAGAAAAGTTAAGCCAGATGACTCAATTGACTGAGCTGAGCCTAGCATTTTCCACACTCACAGGAAGGATACGAAAACTACTCAG CCCACTGAAAACCCCGCTGAAAGTGCTGGATGTTTCCAACTGCTCTTTAAACCACGTGGACATGGCCTATTTAGCCAACAGCCTTCATTCCAGCTCCCTGGAAGTCCTTGACATCAGCGGACATGACGTGGGTGACCTTTACCCATCCACCTTCTTCAAACTTCTGAACCGTTCCTCCTACACACTGAAGAATCTCGTCCTTGAGGAATGCAACATTCAGGACACTCACATAAACATGCTGATTTTGGGGTTGGTCCCCTGTCGGAAACTAGAGGAGCTGAAATTTCTTGGAAATCCTCTATCTTCTCGATCATTGAAGTGCCTTTTCAACATTTTCATTGATTTCCCAAGACTCAGATACATTGAATTCCCAGTCCCAAGAGACTGTTATGCAAATGACATCAGTTACCCAATTGGTGAAGCTGATCTTTCGAAATTTGATCACCAAAAATATGAGAGAATAGCTGAGGAACTTAACATGATTTTACTGCAGGCGAAGAGAGAGGACATAAAGGCCTCTACGCCCATCTTTGGGGGATATGATGCAGCAATACAGGAAACGGGCAATGAGCTTGGAGCCACTTTGCTGAAGTCTTTCAGGGATGCCCTAGAAAGCTTCAACAAGGCTCTTCAGGAGATGAACTGA